The proteins below come from a single Kitasatospora sp. NBC_00315 genomic window:
- a CDS encoding alpha/beta fold hydrolase, which produces MPLDQKPVPQPQPRPQDQPQPQAQPPAQGAPSTPGAPGAPGAPGAPGAGDEWSIRQAGPWTHRDLAANGARFHIAELGSGPLVLLVHGWPEYWWAWRHQMTALAEAGYRAVALDLRGIGGSDRTPRGYDPGNLALDITGVIRSLGERRAHLVGHATGGTLAWVAAVMRPSVIQSLTAVSAAHPRDLRRALLTDRRQLAAFEHVLSFQRPWIPERRLVADDAAQVGRYLDAWTGPNRLEPAAVDAYRQAMQIPSTAHCSIEPYRWLMRSMARPDGIQFARRMKKPITAPTLHIQGAADPVLLSHTALGGGEYVSAPYRWRLLPGVGHFPHEEAPEQFSAELIDWIGQHKN; this is translated from the coding sequence ATGCCGCTCGACCAGAAGCCCGTGCCCCAGCCCCAGCCCCGACCGCAGGATCAGCCCCAGCCGCAGGCGCAGCCGCCCGCCCAGGGCGCCCCGTCGACCCCCGGAGCCCCGGGAGCCCCGGGAGCCCCCGGAGCCCCGGGAGCCGGCGACGAGTGGAGCATCCGGCAGGCCGGGCCGTGGACGCACCGCGATCTGGCGGCCAACGGCGCCCGGTTCCACATCGCCGAGCTCGGCAGCGGCCCGCTGGTCCTCCTGGTGCACGGCTGGCCGGAGTACTGGTGGGCCTGGCGGCACCAGATGACCGCGCTCGCGGAGGCCGGCTACCGGGCCGTCGCGCTGGATCTGCGGGGCATCGGCGGCAGCGACCGCACCCCCCGCGGGTACGACCCCGGCAACCTCGCCCTGGACATCACCGGGGTGATCCGCTCGCTGGGCGAGCGCCGCGCGCACCTGGTCGGGCATGCCACGGGCGGCACGCTGGCCTGGGTCGCGGCCGTGATGCGGCCCTCGGTGATCCAGAGCCTGACCGCCGTCTCCGCGGCGCACCCGAGGGACCTCCGGCGAGCGCTGCTCACCGACCGCCGGCAGCTGGCGGCCTTCGAGCACGTGCTGAGCTTCCAGCGGCCGTGGATACCGGAACGCCGTCTGGTCGCCGACGACGCCGCACAGGTCGGCCGGTACCTCGACGCCTGGACCGGACCGAATCGGCTGGAACCTGCCGCTGTCGACGCCTACCGACAGGCCATGCAGATCCCCAGCACCGCGCACTGCTCGATCGAGCCGTACCGCTGGCTGATGCGCTCGATGGCCCGCCCGGACGGCATCCAGTTCGCCCGCCGCATGAAGAAGCCGATCACCGCGCCCACCCTGCACATCCAGGGCGCCGCCGACCCGGTGCTGCTCTCGCACACCGCGCTCGGGGGGGGCGAGTACGTGTCGGCCCCCTACCGGTGGCGGCTGCTGCCGGGTGTCGGGCACTTCCCGCACGAGGAGGCACCGGAGCAGTTCTCGGCGGAGCTGATCGACTGGATCGGGCAGCACAAGAACTGA
- a CDS encoding phage holin family protein, with product MPAGIADPSSNGRAPYEGERSVGQLFAAATADLSTLVHDEIALAKAEIRQDVKRGVAGGASGAIAGVVLLAAVPVGSIAAALGVHALGITLGWSFAIITGAYVLLAIILGLFAWRSFKKIEPPRRTIEGAQATAEVLKNARPRPATQEEIDRALGRRP from the coding sequence ATGCCCGCAGGAATCGCAGACCCGTCCAGCAACGGCCGGGCGCCGTACGAGGGTGAGCGGTCGGTCGGGCAGCTCTTCGCCGCGGCCACCGCCGACCTGTCCACCCTGGTCCACGACGAGATCGCGCTGGCCAAGGCCGAGATCCGACAGGACGTCAAGCGGGGTGTCGCCGGCGGCGCCTCCGGCGCGATCGCGGGCGTGGTGCTACTGGCCGCCGTCCCGGTGGGGAGCATCGCGGCGGCGCTCGGCGTGCACGCGCTCGGGATCACCCTCGGCTGGTCGTTCGCGATCATCACGGGCGCGTACGTCCTGCTCGCGATCATCCTCGGCCTGTTCGCCTGGCGCTCCTTCAAGAAGATCGAGCCGCCCCGGCGCACCATCGAGGGCGCCCAGGCGACCGCCGAGGTGCTCAAGAACGCCCGGCCGCGCCCCGCCACGCAGGAGGAGATCGACCGGGCTCTGGGCCGCCGCCCCTGA